The Nerophis lumbriciformis linkage group LG15, RoL_Nlum_v2.1, whole genome shotgun sequence genome window below encodes:
- the LOC133615952 gene encoding RNA-binding protein, mRNA-processing factor 2a isoform X2, which translates to MSLKADTEPSSNNNNVSMEEEVRTLFVSGLPVDIKPRELYLLFRPFKGYEGSLIKLTSKQPVGFVTFDSRSGAEAAKNALNGIRFDPESPQTLRLEFAKANTKMAKSKLMATPNPTNIHPALGAHFIARDPWAALIPASPDAWTPYPLYTTELTPGLPHAAFTYPAAAAAAAALHAQVRDQPMRWYPTPSETSQPGWKSRQFC; encoded by the exons ATGAGCCTCAAAGCGGACACGGAGcccagcagcaacaacaacaacgtctCCATGGAGGAGGAG GTACGGACGTTGTTCGTCAGTGGCCTACCAGTCGATATCAAACCACGGGAGCTGTACCTTCTCTTCAGGCCATTTAAG GGTTATGAAGGGTCACTGATTAAGTTAACATCAAAACAG CCTGTTGGGTTTGTAACCTTTGACAGCCGGTCTGGAGCTGAGGCTGCAAAAAATGCTCTAAAT GGCATCCGTTTTGACCCCGAAAGCCCACAGACCCTGCGCTTAGAGTTTGCTAAAGCCAACACGAAGATGGCAAAGAGTAAGCTGATGGCCACACCGAACCCCACAAATATCCACCCCGCTCTAGGAGCACACTTCATTGCACGGGACCCAT GGGCGGCACTGATCCCGGCCTCCCCAGATGCCTGGACCCCTTACCCGCTCTACACAACCGAGTTGACCCCCGGCCTTCCTCATGCGGCCTTCACGTACCCGGCGGCTGCAGCCGCTGCCGCAGCCCTCCACGCCCAGGTGAGGGACCAACCG ATGCGCTGGTACCCTACTCCTTCTGAGACTTCCCAGCCTGGATGGAAGTCCCGGCAGTTTTGTTAG
- the LOC133615952 gene encoding RNA-binding protein, mRNA-processing factor 2a isoform X4, with product MSLKADTEPSSNNNNVSMEEEVRTLFVSGLPVDIKPRELYLLFRPFKGYEGSLIKLTSKQPVGFVTFDSRSGAEAAKNALNGIRFDPESPQTLRLEFAKANTKMAKSKLMATPNPTNIHPALGAHFIARDPWAALIPASPDAWTPYPLYTTELTPGLPHAAFTYPAAAAAAAALHAQMRWYPTPSETSQPGWKSRQFC from the exons ATGAGCCTCAAAGCGGACACGGAGcccagcagcaacaacaacaacgtctCCATGGAGGAGGAG GTACGGACGTTGTTCGTCAGTGGCCTACCAGTCGATATCAAACCACGGGAGCTGTACCTTCTCTTCAGGCCATTTAAG GGTTATGAAGGGTCACTGATTAAGTTAACATCAAAACAG CCTGTTGGGTTTGTAACCTTTGACAGCCGGTCTGGAGCTGAGGCTGCAAAAAATGCTCTAAAT GGCATCCGTTTTGACCCCGAAAGCCCACAGACCCTGCGCTTAGAGTTTGCTAAAGCCAACACGAAGATGGCAAAGAGTAAGCTGATGGCCACACCGAACCCCACAAATATCCACCCCGCTCTAGGAGCACACTTCATTGCACGGGACCCAT GGGCGGCACTGATCCCGGCCTCCCCAGATGCCTGGACCCCTTACCCGCTCTACACAACCGAGTTGACCCCCGGCCTTCCTCATGCGGCCTTCACGTACCCGGCGGCTGCAGCCGCTGCCGCAGCCCTCCACGCCCAG ATGCGCTGGTACCCTACTCCTTCTGAGACTTCCCAGCCTGGATGGAAGTCCCGGCAGTTTTGTTAG
- the LOC133615952 gene encoding RNA-binding protein, mRNA-processing factor 2a isoform X3, protein MSLKADTEPSSNNNNVSMEEEVRTLFVSGLPVDIKPRELYLLFRPFKGYEGSLIKLTSKQPVGFVTFDSRSGAEAAKNALNGIRFDPESPQTLRLEFAKANTKMAKSKLMATPNPTNIHPALGAHFIARDPYDLTGAALIPASPDAWTPYPLYTTELTPGLPHAAFTYPAAAAAAAALHAQMRWYPTPSETSQPGWKSRQFC, encoded by the exons ATGAGCCTCAAAGCGGACACGGAGcccagcagcaacaacaacaacgtctCCATGGAGGAGGAG GTACGGACGTTGTTCGTCAGTGGCCTACCAGTCGATATCAAACCACGGGAGCTGTACCTTCTCTTCAGGCCATTTAAG GGTTATGAAGGGTCACTGATTAAGTTAACATCAAAACAG CCTGTTGGGTTTGTAACCTTTGACAGCCGGTCTGGAGCTGAGGCTGCAAAAAATGCTCTAAAT GGCATCCGTTTTGACCCCGAAAGCCCACAGACCCTGCGCTTAGAGTTTGCTAAAGCCAACACGAAGATGGCAAAGAGTAAGCTGATGGCCACACCGAACCCCACAAATATCCACCCCGCTCTAGGAGCACACTTCATTGCACGGGACCCAT ATGACCTGACAGGGGCGGCACTGATCCCGGCCTCCCCAGATGCCTGGACCCCTTACCCGCTCTACACAACCGAGTTGACCCCCGGCCTTCCTCATGCGGCCTTCACGTACCCGGCGGCTGCAGCCGCTGCCGCAGCCCTCCACGCCCAG ATGCGCTGGTACCCTACTCCTTCTGAGACTTCCCAGCCTGGATGGAAGTCCCGGCAGTTTTGTTAG
- the LOC133615952 gene encoding RNA-binding protein, mRNA-processing factor 2a isoform X1, with amino-acid sequence MSLKADTEPSSNNNNVSMEEEVRTLFVSGLPVDIKPRELYLLFRPFKGYEGSLIKLTSKQPVGFVTFDSRSGAEAAKNALNGIRFDPESPQTLRLEFAKANTKMAKSKLMATPNPTNIHPALGAHFIARDPYDLTGAALIPASPDAWTPYPLYTTELTPGLPHAAFTYPAAAAAAAALHAQVRDQPMRWYPTPSETSQPGWKSRQFC; translated from the exons ATGAGCCTCAAAGCGGACACGGAGcccagcagcaacaacaacaacgtctCCATGGAGGAGGAG GTACGGACGTTGTTCGTCAGTGGCCTACCAGTCGATATCAAACCACGGGAGCTGTACCTTCTCTTCAGGCCATTTAAG GGTTATGAAGGGTCACTGATTAAGTTAACATCAAAACAG CCTGTTGGGTTTGTAACCTTTGACAGCCGGTCTGGAGCTGAGGCTGCAAAAAATGCTCTAAAT GGCATCCGTTTTGACCCCGAAAGCCCACAGACCCTGCGCTTAGAGTTTGCTAAAGCCAACACGAAGATGGCAAAGAGTAAGCTGATGGCCACACCGAACCCCACAAATATCCACCCCGCTCTAGGAGCACACTTCATTGCACGGGACCCAT ATGACCTGACAGGGGCGGCACTGATCCCGGCCTCCCCAGATGCCTGGACCCCTTACCCGCTCTACACAACCGAGTTGACCCCCGGCCTTCCTCATGCGGCCTTCACGTACCCGGCGGCTGCAGCCGCTGCCGCAGCCCTCCACGCCCAGGTGAGGGACCAACCG ATGCGCTGGTACCCTACTCCTTCTGAGACTTCCCAGCCTGGATGGAAGTCCCGGCAGTTTTGTTAG